The genomic window CCTGAGCGTTCCATCCACGCCGCCCGCGGCGGCCTTGGCGGATGACGAGGACGTCGACATCACCCAATTGTTGGCGGGCGCGCTCGCGCTTCCCGAAGGAGCGAGCATCTCGCGCAGCTCTGTCCGGGAGTAATTGGAGTTGCTGGTCGTGTCGGCGATGTTGGGGCAGCGGAAGACCATGCCGCCCGTCACTGGGTCCGTGTAGAACGTGTCCTCCAGTTCGTAGCCGCGGCTCAGCGTGGACGCGCTGACCTCGCTGGCATCTGGAAGCGTGATCTTCCAATGCGAGAGATCGAAGTTGCCACTCGGAGGCGCTGAAGGATCGAGGCTCCCCGCTCCAATCACATACGTGCCAGTTTGCACTGGGCTGGGCGACAGGCTGCTCTGGTATGCGATTGCCTTCAACGTGGCCGTCGTGCGGAGTGTGAGGGGGCCAGTGTAGAGAATGCCGGTGGTGACGGTGGGAGTGCTGCCATCGGTGGTGTACCGGATCGAGGCTCCGGCGGTGGTGGAGCCGAGGATAACGGTCTGCGCGCTGGAGTAGGTGCCGGGAGGAGGGCTGAAGGTGGGCGCCGCTACCTGGTCAACCGTGCCGGTCTGGCCCCACAGCTCGGTCTCGGTGATGCTGTTCCAACCGTTTCCGGAGCTGTTGCCGTGTCCCACGATCCGGATGTATCGGGCGTTGGTATCGGCGAAATCATAGGTTTCGAGCTGGGTGGTGGTTCCGCTGCTGATGCGGCGGTTGAGCAAAGCCGTCCAGGGGCCACTCGTGGAGGCACCGGCGAGCACGTCGAAGACCGTCGTGCGGTTGTTGCCCTGGTACCAGGCGATCTTGATGAAGTGAACGCTCTGCGGGGTACCGAGATCGAAGGTGATGTGAGCCCCATCGTCCTTGCCTGCCCAGCGCGTGGACAGCTCCTCATCGACCGCGTTGGCAGGAATGGCGTTGTTCGTCACGTCATAGGTGCTGGCGGTGACCGCGGAGCCCGGAACAGAGAGTTTCGAGGCCTGCTGAGCAAAGGCCTCGGCGGTTGCGAGGAACGAGAAGGCGAGCGAGGGCAGTACGCGCTTGAGGTTCATGCCCCCGGATTATACTGTAATTCCAGCAATACGGGTGAGCGTTAGCGCAGCGTGTCCAGTCCGGCGAAGAACCGGTCGAGATCCTCGGACGTGTTGTAGTGCAGCAGCGAGGCCCGGACAGCCCCATCGGGCATGAGCCCCAGCGCTTGTGCGGCCAGGGTGGCGTAGTAGTGGCCCGCCGCCACCGCGACGCCATTCTGGCCGAGGTGCTCTGCCACCGCGCGAGGGGAGACGCCTGGGATGTTGAAGCAGAAGGTGGCCACCCGCCCCTGGGGCTCCCGGGGGCCATACAGCTGGATGCGCGGATGGCGCAGCAGGCGCTCCAGCGTGGACTCCAGCAGAGGACGCTCCAGGCTCTCGATGCGGCGATAGGCCTGCTCCAGCCCGGCCCGTCCGGTCATCCCGTCACCCAGTACCTCGTACAGGTAGCGCAAGGCGCCCAACCAGCCCGCGAGGCCTTCGTGGTTGGCGGTGCCGGGCTCGAACTTCTGGGGGCTGTCGTCGGGGACGAACCACAGCTTGTCCGCCGGGAGGCGCGGCAGCAGCTCCTGGCGGATGTACATGCAGCCCAGATGGGGGCCGAAGACCTTGTAGGGCGAGAACACCGCGAAGTCCGCGTCCCATGCCTTCACATCGGGCAGCAGGTGAGGGCTGGAGTGCACCGCATCGAGGATGATCCAGGCCCCCACGGAGTGCGCGAGCCGCGCGGCCTCGGCGGTCTCCGGGGTGGTGCCCACCGAGTTGGCGGCGGCCGTCAGGGCCACCAGCCGGGTCAGGGGCGTGAGCAGCGCCCGCAGGTCCGCGAGCTCCAGCCGGCCCTCGGGCCAGCGGGCCTTCCAGAGCTTCACCTCCACCCCTTGCGCCTCCAGGGCTCGCCACGGGCTGGCGTTGGACTCGTGCTCCAGCTCGGAGACGATGATGTGGTCTCCCGGCTGGAACAACCGGCTGAAGGCCCGCCCGAGCTGGAAGGTGAGGGAGGTGGCGCTGGTGCCGAGGATGACTTCCCCAGGCTCGCAGTTCAGGAAGTGGGCGGTGGCGGCGCGGGCCTGGGCCTTCAGCTCGGTGGCCACCCGGGACGCTGGATAGGGTTGGCCGACATTGCAGCTTCCCTGGGACAGGAATTGGGAGATGGCCTCGATGGCATGCGTGGGCACCTGCGCTCCCGCGGCGTTGTCGAGGTAGCTGAAGCCGGACCGCAAAGCGGGAAAGTGCTGGGAGAACGTGAAAGTCATGTCGCGCGGAAGCATAGCGGCACGGCGCTTGTGACGGCGCGATGACGCGCGTTGCGGGCCCTTGACGCAATTGATCGTCAACTGTGACGACCCCACGGCGGGTGGATCGACAGACTGTGCCCCGTTTTCGCCCCACCTGTTGGGGCGGCTTCGAGGACACATGGTTCGCTCCACGTTTTCGCTGGTCATCGCCGCCTTCGCAGGCACCGCGGCCGCTCAGGGCGGCTCCGGAATCCGCGGCAAGCTCACGGACGCCAAGACGGGTGAGCCCCTGCTGGTATGCCCCATCTCGGTCATCTCCGGGGGTAACACTTTCGTCGAGACGAACCTGGAAGGGTTCTACGAATTGGCCCTGCCGCCGGGTACCTATGACGTCCGCTTCTGGTGCGACCAGTACGAGGGCGTGGATGTGAAGGGCATGCGGGTCGCCGAGGGCTTCGTGGATCGCGATCTCGCGCTCAAGCCGGTGGAGGGCGCCTTCACCGAGGAAGTCGTCGTCATCGGCACCGTGGACACCAAGAGCGAGAGCGGCTTGCTGCTCCAGCGCAAGCTCGCGAACACCGTCCAGGATTCGATTGGCAGCGAGCAGATCTCCCGCTCCCCGGACTCCAACGCCGGGGATGCGGTCAAGCGGGTGACCTCGGCCACGGTGGTGGGCCGGAACGTGTTCCTGCGGGGGTTGGGCGGGCGCTATGCCGCCACCACCGTCAACGGCGTCTCCCTGCCCAGCACGGACCCCGACGGCCACCAGGCTCCCCTGGACCTCTTCCCCAACTCGCTCCTGTCCACCCTGACGGTGCAGAAGACCTTCTCGGCGGAGATGGGCGGCGCCTTCGCGGGTGGCGTCCTCGGCATCGAGACCAACTCCTATCCCGCCACCCTGCAGACCCGGCTGCGCCTGTCGCTGGGCGCCAACTCCGAGTCCACCTTCCGCTCCCGCCGGACGTACTCCGGTGGCAGCCTGGACTTCCTGGGCATCGATGATGGCACCCGCTCGCTGCCCTCCAGCGTTCCCGGGGACCGGCCGCTGACGGCGCGCGATGCGCAGGCGGAGCAGGTGAGTGAGAGCTTCTCCAACACCTGGTCGAGCCGGACCTCCAGTGGCCTGCCCAACGGCAGCCTGAGCTTCTCGGTCGGTAACACCCACTCCTGGGGCGATGGACGGGCCTTCGGCTATCTGGCGAGCGCCCTCTACTCCCGGAGCGACGCGGTCACCAACGCCGACGCCCAGACGTTCCGCATCAATGACCAGGACCTGATTCCCAAGGATCTCTACCGCTCGGAGTTCGGCGCCACGAACACGAACCTGGGGGCCCTGTTCAACGCGGGCTACCAGCTGGACTCGCTGAACGATGTGAGCGTGCTGTCCCTCGTGAGCAGCTCCACCGAGGACTCGGCCCAAGTGTTGCGCGGCTTCTCCGACACCGACAACGCGGACTTCGATGCCACGCGCCTGAAGTTCTCGCAGCGTTTCCTGAACTTCAACCAGCTCCGGGGCACCCACCGCTTCGGCGCGGAAGATGCCCTCACGCTGCGCTGGCAGGCGAACGTGTCGGTGACGCAGGCCAAGGAGCCGGACACCCGGGACCTGCTCTATCTCGACACCAACGGTGTGCGCCGCTTCCGCCAGGCCGCCAACAGCGGCGAGCGCTTCTTCTCCTCGCTGGGCGATACGAGCGGCGGCGGCAGCGTGTCCCTCCGCTTCCCGCTGGGCGCCGTGGAGATGAACGTGGGCGCGTCCGCGCAGCTGTCCCAGCGCCGCTTCGACGCGCGCCGCTTCTCCTTCCTCTTCATCGGAGAGGACCCGGAGATGCTGGGGTTGCCCGCGGAGGAGATGTTCTCCGGCGACAACATCGGCCCCTCGTTCCTCGCCGAGGAGCGGACGTTCCTGACCGACAGCTACGACGGCTTCCAGTCCATCTACGCTGGCTTCATCAGCGCGGAGTTCAGCCCCCTGGAGCGGCTGCGCCTCATCGCGGGCGCGCGCGTGGAGGCCTTCACCCAGCGCCTGGAGTCCGGCAGCAGCTTCGCCCAGGGCCAGGCGCCCGCGTCCACGGACAACACCACGGTCAACCCCATGCCGTCGCTCAACGCGGTCTACGCCGTGACGGACAAGGCGAACCTGCGTGCCGGTTACAGCTTCACGGTGGCCCGGCCCCAGTTCCGTGAGGTGGCCCCGTTCCTCTATTACGACGCCATCCGCCGCCGCAGCGTGAGCGGCAATCCGGAGCTGGTCTCCTCGCGCATCCACAACGCCGACCTGCGGTGGGAGCTCTTCCCCACCGAGGGCGAGCTCCTCTCGGTGGGCGGCTTCTTCAAGCGCTTCATCGATCCCATCGAGCAGGTGGTGGTCAGCTCCATCCAGGGCGATGTCGGCTACCGCAACGCCCAGGGGGCCACCGCGCTGGGGCTCGAGCTGGAGGGCCGCGTCTCCCTGGGCCGCTTCAGCCCGGTGCTGAGCCCCCTGCGCGTCGGGGCCAACCTGAGCCTCATCCACTCCCGCGTGAGCCTGGGCCAGGGCCAGCAGATCAGCACCAGCGAGAGCCGCCCGCTCCAGGGCCAGTCGCCCTACGTGGCCAACGTGAACGCCACCTACACGCGGGAGAGCTCGGGCACCGAGGTGACGGTGCTCTACAACGTGTTCGGCAAGCGCATCTCGGAGGTCGGCTTCAACCGGCTGCCGGATACGTATGAGCAGCCGTTCCACCGCGTGGACCTGACCGTGTCCCAGCGGCTCACGGAGGACGTGCGGCTGAAGCTGACGGGCACCAACCTGCTCAATCAGTCCTCCAACTTCCAGCAGATCGGTACCGACGTGTTCCGCTACCAGCCCGGCGTCACCGCCGTGGCCCAGGTGGAGTGGAGCCCGTTCTGAGCAATTCCCCTCGAATCACACCCAACGGAGAAGTCATGAAATCGATGCGGACGTGGGCCAGCGTGTGCGCCCTTGCGGTACTTCCGGCGTGTGGCGATGACTCGGACGAGAACGTGGTGCCCCCGCCTCCGGCCAGCAGCGCGTGCGCGGAAGGCCAAGCGGTGTGCGAGGTCTCCCAGAACATCACGGAGGACACCACCTGGACGAAGGACCACACCTATGTCCTCACGACGAACGTGTTCGTCGAGAAGGGGACGCTGACGATCGAGGCTGGCACGGTCATCCAGGGCCGGCTGAACTCCTCGCTGGCCATCACCCGGAACGCGCGGCTGGAGGCCCGCGGCACAGCGGCGGCGCCCATCGTGTTCACCAGCGCGGTGGACAAGGGCTCCCGTCAGGCGGGCAACTGGGGCGGGCTCGTCCTGCTGGGCAAGGCGCCCATCAACGTCCAGGGCGGCGAGGACAACATCGAGGGCTACCCGGAGAGCGAGAACACCCGCTACGGCGGCTCGGACGCGGCGCACAACTGCGGCACCCTCCAGTACGCGCGTATCGAGTTCGCGGGCTTCCGGCTGGGCGGCAACAACGAGCTGAACGGCCTGACGCTGGGTGCCTGTGGCACGGCGACCACCGTCGACTACGTGCAGGTGCACCGCGGCCTGGATGACGGCGTCGAGATGTTCGGAGGCACCGCCAACCTCAAGCACATCGTTGTCACCCTGGCGGATGACGACGGGCTGGACTGGGATCAGGGCTGGCAGGGCAAGGCCCAGTTCGTCGCCGTTCAGCTCAGCCGCCTGGCGGGCAACAACGGCATCGAGGCGGACAACAGCTCCGCCTCGCCGAATGCCACCCCGCGCTCGTCTCCCACGCTGTGGAACGTGACGCTCGTGGGTGCGGACCGTGCCACGGGCGCTTCGGCCCAGACCCAGGGCGGCGCCATCCTGCGCGTGGGCTCCGCGGGCAGCATCAACAACTCCATCATCGCCTACTTCAATGACTTCGCCCTCGACGTCGCGGGGCCGGACTCCATCGCCGAGGCCAACGCGGGCCGGCTGCAGGTGAACAACAGCACCTTCTGGTCGGCCAAGGTGGCCTATGGCGAGACGACCTTCGTGGTGAAGTCCAGCAGCGATGGCAGCGACTTCAGCGAGTACAGCGCCTTCCTCGGTGAATCGGGACGGGGCAACAAGGTGGCGGACCCGAAGCTGGGCAAGGCCCTCTACAAGGATCCGACCCCGGAGGTTCCGGGCCCCAGCTTCAAGCCCGAGGTGGCCATTCCCGGCGGCACGCCGCCCAACGACGGCTTCTTCGACACCAGCGCGGGCTTCCAGGGCGCCGTGGGAGAGACCGATTGGACGGCCGGCTGGACGGCGTACCCGGCGAGCTAAACCGGCCGTTTTCCCCTGCCGCCCCGTCCGGATCCTACCGGATGGGGCGGTGCCGTTTCGGGTTGAGGCCTTCGGGACCCGGCGGATCCGACATTTGCTGAAACACTGTCCCCCACGATGTCATGGCCAAATGCTACATGATGGCCCTATGTCCTCTCGTGCCGCGCCCGGGGTGCCCGCTGAACCGCTGATGCCTCAGCCCTGGCCCCTCTGCGTCTGAGCGGCATGGTGGGACGTCTCCGATGGCTCTGTGGGCTTCTTCTCCTGTTGCTGGCCAGCGTCAGCCTGGCCCAGGAGGCGGAGCAGCGCCGCGAACCGCTCGTCTTCAGCGGCAATGTCGTGTTGTCCGACGAGCTGTACCTCGCGATGCTCGATCTGCCGTCGGACTTCAAGGTCAGCGACGCCGAGGCGGGGCGGATCCGGGACCGGCTGCTCTCGTTCCTGCTACAGGCGGGCTATGAGCTGGCCCGGGTGGATGCGGAGGTGCAGGGCGAGCGCATCCTCGTGGACATCGATGAAGGGCAGGTCGAGAAGGTCATTCTTCGCGGCCAGGGCTCGCTGCGCACGGTGCAGCTGATCATTGGCCTGGGGCTTCCCCACAACGTCTTCAACCGGCCCTACCTCCAGCGTCAGTTCACCCAGCTGCGCGAGCGGAACGGGGTGGAGGTGGAGCGGTATGATCTCGTGCGGAGGGATGATGTGTCCCACGTCGGGCCCCAGGTGGACACCCTCGAGCCCATTCCCCTCATCGACACCCGGAGCTGGTCGACGAACCATCCCCTGCTTCCGCCGCGGGATGACTACCAGCTGCACATCCTCGTCCATCGCCGGGAGTGGGTGACGGGACTGGGCGTCATCGCGGGGCTCAACGGGGTGGACGGCCTGCTGCTGGGGGTCGAGTACAAGGGCGCGGATCTCCTGCTGAACACCGACCGGTGGCGCGCCTGGACGCAGCTCGGGGGGAAGATCCGTTCGGCCGTGGTCGACATGCACAACTATCTGGCGCTCACCCGGGTCAGCACCGAGGTGCAGTGGCTCGCGCCGCGCCTGCACCTGGGCATCCGGCCCGCCCTGGCGCTCCGGGGGGAGCTCACGAGCCGCCAGCGGCCCGATGTCGGTCTGGAGAGCTACTTCGCCACCCGGGCGCAGCTGGCGCTGGGGCTCCTCTACGATCGCATCCCTGGAATGCTCTTCGCGCTGGGGCTGGGGGCCGAGAAGCTCGACGTCTTCTCGCTCCGCCGTGTGGAGGGGACAGGGGCCCGCGAGGGCATCGAGTCGAGTTCGACGTTCCAGCCCTACCTGGGGGGCACGGCGCAGATGATCTTCGACACCGATGAGATCCGCAGGGACCGCCGCCACGAGATCGCCATCCTGGGCCAGTACTCTCCGGACTCCACCGGGCGCAGCTACGGACAGCTGAGCTACCGCTATCAAAAGGTCTGCGAGATCGGCTGGCACGATGTGTGGGTCACCAGCAAGGGCGCCTACCTCTGGGGCAAGATGCCCTTCTCCGAGGAGCAGCCGGTGGGCGGGCCTCACGTCCGGGGCGTGTTCGATGACCGCTTCTTCACCCGCAGCGTCCTCAGCACGGGCCTGGAGGGGCGCTTCTCGCTCGTCCGGGATCTCTACAAGGTCGGTCTCTTCACCGACATGGCGCTGTTCGGAGAGCGGGACCGCGCGGCGGGGACGTCGAAGCCGCGGCTGGTGGGCGCCGTGGGTCCCAGCGTTCACCTGCTGCTCGCCGATACCTTCCAGTTCGATCTCTATTACAGCGTGGGGCTGGCCCGCGGGGGCGAGGTCGAGAGCGGCTTCTCGGCCACGCTCAAGCAGGCCTTTTGACGGAGCCTGGGGCCGCGAGCCACGTGGCCAGGGCCGCGCGCGCGTCCTCCGGAAGGCGAGGCCCGGCCAACACCAGGGCGCGCTGGGACAGCTGGCGGTAGAGCTCCGCGACGTCCGGTGGCAGCGCCGCCAGGTGGCGGGCCACGATCTCCGCGTCTCCCCGGGCGATGGGGCCCGTGAGGCCTCCGGCCAGCCCGCGGGCTTCCATGCCGCGTACCGCCGAGCGGGTCAGCGGCAGCAGGGCCGTGAGGGCCTCCTGAGGGGCAATGCCCGCGCAGCCCAGCGCCTCCACCGCCGCGGACAGGAGCGCCACCACGCAGCCCGCGCTGAGCACCGCCCCCGCGTGGTAGGCGGCCCGCTGGGATTCGGGCACCTCCAGGACGTGCAGGTCCAGCGCGTCCGCCATCCGGCGAAGCACCGCCTTCAGGGTGCGTGAGCGGGTGCTGAGGGCCACCGAGTGGCCGGCCAGCACATCCCTCGGATCCGAGACCGCGCAGAGCGGATGGAACGAGCCGAGCGGACGTCCCTGGGGAGCACCCAGCGCGTCCAGGGACAGCGCTCCCGCGCAGTGCACCAGGGCCGCGCCCCGTCCCAGCTGGCGATCCAGCTCCCGGGCCATCCCGGGGATG from Stigmatella erecta includes these protein-coding regions:
- a CDS encoding polysaccharide lyase family 7 protein; its protein translation is MNLKRVLPSLAFSFLATAEAFAQQASKLSVPGSAVTASTYDVTNNAIPANAVDEELSTRWAGKDDGAHITFDLGTPQSVHFIKIAWYQGNNRTTVFDVLAGASTSGPWTALLNRRISSGTTTQLETYDFADTNARYIRIVGHGNSSGNGWNSITETELWGQTGTVDQVAAPTFSPPPGTYSSAQTVILGSTTAGASIRYTTDGSTPTVTTGILYTGPLTLRTTATLKAIAYQSSLSPSPVQTGTYVIGAGSLDPSAPPSGNFDLSHWKITLPDASEVSASTLSRGYELEDTFYTDPVTGGMVFRCPNIADTTSNSNYSRTELREMLAPSGSASAPANNWVMSTSSSSAKAAAGGVDGTLRATLTVDHVSTTGESGKIGRVIVGQIHGPDSEPIRLYFHKRPSDSRGAIYFAHDTPSNSTTYYPIIGEPNQLNPSNGVLLGETWSYEIKVVGQSMTVKVTPQGRAAVTKTFTLESGYNNASMYFKAGVYNQNNTGSASDYVQATFYSVTHTHP
- a CDS encoding cysteine desulfurase-like protein — encoded protein: MTFTFSQHFPALRSGFSYLDNAAGAQVPTHAIEAISQFLSQGSCNVGQPYPASRVATELKAQARAATAHFLNCEPGEVILGTSATSLTFQLGRAFSRLFQPGDHIIVSELEHESNASPWRALEAQGVEVKLWKARWPEGRLELADLRALLTPLTRLVALTAAANSVGTTPETAEAARLAHSVGAWIILDAVHSSPHLLPDVKAWDADFAVFSPYKVFGPHLGCMYIRQELLPRLPADKLWFVPDDSPQKFEPGTANHEGLAGWLGALRYLYEVLGDGMTGRAGLEQAYRRIESLERPLLESTLERLLRHPRIQLYGPREPQGRVATFCFNIPGVSPRAVAEHLGQNGVAVAAGHYYATLAAQALGLMPDGAVRASLLHYNTSEDLDRFFAGLDTLR
- a CDS encoding TonB-dependent receptor domain-containing protein encodes the protein MVRSTFSLVIAAFAGTAAAQGGSGIRGKLTDAKTGEPLLVCPISVISGGNTFVETNLEGFYELALPPGTYDVRFWCDQYEGVDVKGMRVAEGFVDRDLALKPVEGAFTEEVVVIGTVDTKSESGLLLQRKLANTVQDSIGSEQISRSPDSNAGDAVKRVTSATVVGRNVFLRGLGGRYAATTVNGVSLPSTDPDGHQAPLDLFPNSLLSTLTVQKTFSAEMGGAFAGGVLGIETNSYPATLQTRLRLSLGANSESTFRSRRTYSGGSLDFLGIDDGTRSLPSSVPGDRPLTARDAQAEQVSESFSNTWSSRTSSGLPNGSLSFSVGNTHSWGDGRAFGYLASALYSRSDAVTNADAQTFRINDQDLIPKDLYRSEFGATNTNLGALFNAGYQLDSLNDVSVLSLVSSSTEDSAQVLRGFSDTDNADFDATRLKFSQRFLNFNQLRGTHRFGAEDALTLRWQANVSVTQAKEPDTRDLLYLDTNGVRRFRQAANSGERFFSSLGDTSGGGSVSLRFPLGAVEMNVGASAQLSQRRFDARRFSFLFIGEDPEMLGLPAEEMFSGDNIGPSFLAEERTFLTDSYDGFQSIYAGFISAEFSPLERLRLIAGARVEAFTQRLESGSSFAQGQAPASTDNTTVNPMPSLNAVYAVTDKANLRAGYSFTVARPQFREVAPFLYYDAIRRRSVSGNPELVSSRIHNADLRWELFPTEGELLSVGGFFKRFIDPIEQVVVSSIQGDVGYRNAQGATALGLELEGRVSLGRFSPVLSPLRVGANLSLIHSRVSLGQGQQISTSESRPLQGQSPYVANVNATYTRESSGTEVTVLYNVFGKRISEVGFNRLPDTYEQPFHRVDLTVSQRLTEDVRLKLTGTNLLNQSSNFQQIGTDVFRYQPGVTAVAQVEWSPF
- a CDS encoding Rossmann-like and DUF2520 domain-containing protein → MASRSSPPPSRRPPLLIAGAGRLGGALALSLSARRWPVRVLSRTEAGRARVKALGLKPATDQDVRQARVCLLCVPDSAIPGMARELDRQLGRGAALVHCAGALSLDALGAPQGRPLGSFHPLCAVSDPRDVLAGHSVALSTRSRTLKAVLRRMADALDLHVLEVPESQRAAYHAGAVLSAGCVVALLSAAVEALGCAGIAPQEALTALLPLTRSAVRGMEARGLAGGLTGPIARGDAEIVARHLAALPPDVAELYRQLSQRALVLAGPRLPEDARAALATWLAAPGSVKRPA